A section of the Pediococcus inopinatus genome encodes:
- a CDS encoding energy-coupling factor transporter transmembrane component T family protein, which translates to MNKILFGRYIPLDSFVHRMDPRSKLVLSFLYVIVIFFANSWWIYLLMTIVAFLSILASKINFKLFVEGIMPLLWIIAFTMVIQIFFGTGGHLYWQWGIFSITSLGILNAAYIFVRFTLIILISTLLTLSTSPIQISDALESLLMPLRKIHFPVYEVALMLSIALRFVPTLMDETETIMNAQRARGVDFGTGNIVQRLKKIIPILIPLFVSAFNRAEDLATAMEARGYQGGTGRTKYRQLKWGNRDTIASLVYLLMTASVFALRLL; encoded by the coding sequence ATGAATAAAATCCTATTTGGTCGTTATATTCCGCTAGACTCTTTTGTACATCGCATGGATCCCCGGTCAAAACTAGTTCTAAGCTTCCTATACGTGATTGTTATTTTTTTTGCGAATAGTTGGTGGATTTACTTATTAATGACAATCGTGGCGTTTCTAAGTATTCTAGCTTCCAAAATTAATTTTAAACTTTTTGTTGAGGGAATAATGCCCCTGCTTTGGATTATTGCCTTCACTATGGTTATTCAAATATTTTTCGGTACCGGTGGTCATTTATATTGGCAGTGGGGGATTTTTTCCATTACGAGTTTGGGAATTTTAAATGCGGCATACATTTTTGTCCGTTTTACACTGATTATTTTAATTTCAACCCTTTTGACACTTTCTACTTCACCAATTCAGATTTCTGATGCCCTAGAATCTTTGTTGATGCCGCTTCGAAAGATACATTTTCCTGTTTATGAAGTCGCGTTGATGCTTTCGATTGCCTTACGGTTCGTACCGACGTTGATGGATGAAACGGAAACAATTATGAATGCGCAGCGAGCCCGAGGTGTTGATTTTGGGACAGGCAACATTGTGCAACGTTTAAAGAAAATTATTCCCATCCTGATTCCACTATTTGTGAGCGCGTTTAATCGGGCCGAGGATCTTGCCACCGCGATGGAAGCACGTGGCTACCAAGGAGGAACGGGAAGAACTAAGTATCGCCAATTAAAATGGGGGAATCGTGATACGATTGCGAGTTTAGTCTATTTATTAATGACGGCAAGTGTATTCGCGCTACGATTACTTTAA
- the truA gene encoding tRNA pseudouridine(38-40) synthase TruA — MYRYKITIAYDGTNFAGFQKQPKQRTVEETLERAVNKIAKKPAKLIKVYGSGRTDAGVHALGQVVHFDIPFSLSDNAMIHALNSILPLDIEVLEAQQVTSEFHARYGTQGKRYRYRLALGEFVDPFKRNYTAHWKFPLDLQAIQTALPDLIGEHDFSSFCAAGGHTKTNIREIYEATAVYDEAQNEIVFEFYGSGFLYNMVRIMVSVLIEIGSGKRPEHDIIRLLKVKNRDQARVTAPASGLYLKKVYYPKNFGK, encoded by the coding sequence ATGTATCGTTATAAAATTACGATTGCCTATGATGGCACCAATTTTGCAGGCTTTCAAAAACAACCAAAACAGCGCACGGTGGAAGAAACTTTGGAACGAGCTGTAAATAAAATTGCTAAAAAACCGGCCAAATTAATCAAAGTGTATGGATCTGGTAGAACGGACGCGGGCGTTCATGCCTTGGGTCAAGTTGTTCATTTCGATATTCCTTTTTCTTTGTCTGATAACGCCATGATCCACGCCTTGAATAGTATTTTGCCATTGGATATTGAGGTGTTAGAAGCTCAGCAAGTAACCTCAGAGTTTCATGCTCGCTATGGAACACAAGGAAAAAGATATCGGTATCGCTTGGCGTTAGGTGAGTTTGTCGATCCATTTAAACGCAATTATACGGCTCACTGGAAGTTTCCACTAGACCTGCAGGCCATTCAGACGGCGTTACCAGATTTGATTGGTGAGCACGATTTTTCAAGCTTTTGTGCTGCTGGTGGGCACACAAAGACAAATATTCGGGAAATTTATGAAGCAACTGCGGTTTACGATGAAGCGCAAAATGAAATTGTTTTTGAATTTTATGGAAGTGGATTTCTTTATAATATGGTCCGGATTATGGTGTCGGTCCTAATTGAAATTGGGAGTGGCAAACGCCCGGAACATGATATTATTCGGCTCCTTAAGGTGAAAAATCGTGATCAGGCGCGTGTAACTGCCCCAGCAAGTGGTCTTTATTTAAAAAAAGTCTATTATCCAAAGAATTTTGGTAAATGA
- a CDS encoding energy-coupling factor ABC transporter ATP-binding protein, whose protein sequence is MAITFKEVTYTYSPDTPFEFEALKNISTKIEDNSVTAIIGHTGSGKSTLLQHLNALLKPTGGTVLIGDTAITSETSNKNLKPLRKKVGIVFQFPEKQLFAETVEKDIAFGPENFGNTTEEASQVAKRMAGLVGLPAEVLSRSPFELSGGQMRRVAIAGVLAMQPEVLVLDEPTAGLDPRGRREIMQLFTKLQNTQKFTIVLVTHQMEDVANYADHVIVMEAGKIVKEGSPRTVFADVEWLHEKQLDVPASTEFAFEMQKRGFHFTQFPLTESELADDIADLFKKRGQTHE, encoded by the coding sequence ATGGCAATCACTTTTAAAGAAGTAACTTACACCTATTCGCCTGATACGCCTTTTGAATTTGAAGCTTTGAAAAATATCTCCACAAAAATTGAGGATAATTCGGTTACTGCGATAATTGGACACACAGGAAGCGGCAAATCGACGCTCCTGCAGCATTTAAATGCGCTTTTGAAACCTACTGGTGGTACGGTCCTGATCGGTGATACTGCGATCACTTCTGAAACCAGTAACAAGAATCTGAAGCCGTTAAGAAAAAAAGTGGGCATTGTATTTCAGTTTCCTGAAAAACAGCTTTTTGCGGAGACGGTAGAAAAAGATATTGCTTTTGGACCAGAAAATTTTGGTAATACCACTGAAGAAGCAAGCCAAGTTGCTAAAAGAATGGCTGGATTAGTAGGGTTGCCTGCAGAGGTGCTTTCCCGATCACCTTTCGAATTATCAGGTGGTCAAATGCGACGCGTTGCGATTGCGGGTGTCTTAGCTATGCAGCCCGAAGTTCTGGTGCTTGATGAACCCACGGCAGGCTTAGATCCCAGGGGCCGTCGTGAAATTATGCAGCTTTTTACGAAACTTCAAAACACGCAAAAATTTACCATTGTTTTGGTTACTCATCAAATGGAAGATGTCGCTAATTATGCAGATCATGTGATTGTGATGGAGGCCGGGAAGATTGTTAAAGAAGGCAGTCCACGAACTGTTTTTGCCGATGTCGAATGGCTACATGAAAAACAATTGGATGTGCCAGCTAGTACCGAATTTGCCTTTGAAATGCAGAAACGCGGCTTTCATTTCACCCAGTTTCCGTTAACGGAGTCGGAGTTGGCTGATGACATAGCCGATTTGTTTAAGAAGAGAGGCCAAACGCATGAATAA
- a CDS encoding energy-coupling factor ABC transporter ATP-binding protein encodes MNEVIKVAHLTYAYSKNSQPALDDVSFTISSGEWVAIVGHNGSGKSTLAQALDGLIDFKQGQIWVEGTELAEESVWEVRNKIGMIFQNPDNQFVGATVEDDVAFGLENMAIPHDEMHERVMQALEEVQMSEFRHKQPDQLSGGQKQRVALAGVIAMQPKIIILDEATSMLDPVGRREIINVIRKLKKRLGITVLSITHEMDETTDADKVIVLNDGKVIRTGTPETIYNHSELLLQLGLDVPYSQRLKRELKQRQVKTPEAYFDEKGMVDWLWQSLLKK; translated from the coding sequence ATGAATGAAGTGATTAAAGTTGCACACTTAACATATGCATATTCTAAAAATAGTCAACCTGCTTTAGATGACGTCTCTTTTACGATTTCAAGCGGTGAGTGGGTAGCGATCGTTGGTCATAACGGCAGTGGGAAAAGTACACTAGCTCAAGCGTTGGACGGACTGATTGATTTTAAACAAGGACAAATTTGGGTTGAAGGTACTGAACTCGCAGAAGAAAGTGTTTGGGAAGTTCGTAACAAAATTGGCATGATCTTTCAGAATCCGGATAATCAATTCGTGGGGGCCACTGTGGAAGACGATGTGGCCTTTGGTCTGGAAAACATGGCGATTCCGCATGATGAAATGCACGAACGCGTGATGCAGGCACTAGAAGAAGTTCAGATGAGCGAGTTTCGTCACAAACAACCTGATCAGTTATCTGGAGGGCAAAAACAGCGAGTGGCACTTGCCGGAGTGATCGCCATGCAGCCTAAAATTATTATTTTGGACGAAGCAACCAGTATGTTGGATCCAGTGGGTCGGCGAGAAATTATAAACGTGATTCGTAAATTAAAGAAACGTTTGGGAATCACCGTGTTGTCCATTACCCATGAAATGGATGAAACAACCGATGCGGACAAGGTCATTGTTTTAAACGATGGTAAAGTAATTCGTACAGGTACTCCGGAAACTATCTATAACCATAGTGAGCTGTTATTGCAGTTGGGATTAGATGTTCCTTATTCCCAGAGATTAAAAAGGGAGTTAAAGCAGCGTCAGGTGAAAACGCCGGAAGCTTATTTTGATGAGAAAGGAATGGTGGACTGGTTATGGCAATCACTTTTAAAGAAGTAA
- a CDS encoding DNA-directed RNA polymerase subunit alpha, which produces MIEFEKPNIHKIDENINYGKFVVEPLERGYGTTLGNSLRRILLSSLPGAAVTSIQIDGVLHEFSTIEGVVEDVTQIILNIKKVSLKIESDDEKSLEIDVKGPATVTAGDIQGDSDVEILNPDQYICTVADGVTFHAILTADTGRGYVSADENKARKDDMPIGVLPIDSIYTPIERVNYQVENTRVGQRDDYDKLTLDVWTDGSISPSEATSLSAKILTEHLALFVNLTDEAKDAEIMVEKEETHKEKMLEMSIEELDLSVRSYNCLKRAGINTVQELTDKTEAQMMKVRNFGRKSLEEVKVKLTDLGLSLRNED; this is translated from the coding sequence ATGATCGAATTTGAAAAACCAAACATTCATAAAATTGATGAGAATATCAATTACGGCAAGTTTGTCGTTGAACCGCTCGAACGTGGGTACGGAACAACATTAGGCAATTCTTTGCGTCGTATTTTGTTGTCATCATTACCGGGTGCGGCGGTTACAAGCATTCAAATTGATGGCGTTCTTCATGAGTTTTCAACAATTGAAGGCGTAGTTGAAGATGTCACACAAATCATCTTAAACATTAAAAAGGTTTCTTTAAAGATCGAAAGTGATGATGAAAAATCTTTAGAGATTGATGTTAAGGGTCCTGCTACCGTCACTGCTGGTGACATTCAAGGTGACAGTGATGTTGAGATTCTTAATCCAGATCAGTATATCTGTACCGTTGCTGATGGCGTGACTTTTCATGCTATATTGACAGCTGATACGGGTCGTGGTTATGTTTCAGCTGATGAAAATAAGGCTCGCAAGGATGATATGCCAATTGGTGTGCTTCCAATCGATTCCATTTATACCCCAATCGAGCGTGTCAATTATCAAGTTGAGAACACACGTGTTGGTCAACGGGATGACTATGATAAGCTTACTTTGGATGTTTGGACCGATGGTTCCATTAGTCCTAGTGAGGCTACTAGTCTTTCAGCAAAAATTCTTACTGAACATTTGGCTCTATTTGTTAATTTAACAGATGAAGCTAAAGATGCTGAAATCATGGTCGAAAAGGAAGAAACACATAAAGAAAAAATGTTAGAGATGTCCATCGAAGAGCTTGATTTGTCAGTTCGTTCATACAATTGTTTGAAACGTGCTGGAATCAATACTGTTCAGGAATTAACTGACAAAACTGAAGCACAAATGATGAAAGTTAGAAACTTTGGGCGTAAATCCCTTGAAGAGGTTAAAGTTAAATTAACTGACCTTGGACTTTCATTACGCAATGAAGACTAA
- a CDS encoding phenolic acid decarboxylase yields MAKTFKTLDDFLGTHFIYTYDNGWEYEWYAKNDHTVDYRIHGGMVAGRWVKDQEANIVMLVPGIYKVSWTEPTGTDVALDFMPNDKKVNGTIFFPKWVQEHPEITVTFQNDHIDVMEAAREKYETYPKMVVPEFAQITYIGDAGQNNDDVISEAPYKELPDEIRAGKYFDENYKRINK; encoded by the coding sequence ATGGCAAAAACATTTAAGACACTAGACGATTTTTTGGGAACACATTTTATTTACACATACGATAACGGTTGGGAATACGAGTGGTACGCTAAAAACGATCATACAGTTGACTACCGCATTCACGGCGGAATGGTTGCTGGCCGCTGGGTAAAAGATCAAGAAGCTAACATTGTGATGCTAGTTCCTGGGATCTATAAGGTTTCTTGGACAGAACCAACCGGTACCGATGTAGCTTTGGACTTTATGCCAAATGACAAGAAAGTCAACGGAACAATCTTCTTTCCAAAATGGGTTCAAGAACATCCAGAAATTACTGTAACTTTCCAAAACGACCATATTGACGTTATGGAAGCTGCTCGTGAAAAATATGAAACTTATCCAAAGATGGTAGTTCCTGAATTTGCTCAGATCACTTATATTGGTGATGCTGGTCAAAACAATGACGATGTGATCAGTGAGGCTCCTTACAAAGAGTTGCCTGATGAGATCCGCGCAGGAAAATACTTTGATGAAAATTACAAACGAATCAACAAATAA
- a CDS encoding ECF transporter S component, whose amino-acid sequence MGKNSSAARISILGLFAAIIILQNYVPMIGYLPVGPLNITTIHITVIIAAVVLDPVDGALVGGIWGIVDWIRALTVTSSALGNIVMVNPLISILPRILIGLIAGWLFSRLARNKDKLTLPLIISGIAGSLTNTVLVLGGIALFFGNGSTILHAINFQALTPYILLVAGTNGIPEAIAAAILVPLISAPLLKYTKLGRDRFR is encoded by the coding sequence ATGGGGAAAAACAGTTCAGCGGCACGAATTAGTATCTTAGGGTTGTTTGCGGCAATTATTATTTTACAAAATTACGTTCCAATGATTGGTTACTTGCCAGTTGGTCCGCTAAATATCACGACAATTCACATCACCGTGATTATTGCGGCGGTCGTTTTGGACCCGGTCGATGGAGCTCTGGTCGGTGGTATTTGGGGAATTGTGGATTGGATTCGCGCACTGACAGTGACATCGAGTGCGTTAGGTAACATTGTGATGGTGAATCCGTTAATTTCCATCTTACCGCGAATTTTAATTGGTTTGATTGCAGGATGGCTATTTTCAAGGCTAGCCCGGAATAAAGATAAGCTCACCTTACCACTCATAATTAGTGGCATCGCTGGTTCATTAACCAATACGGTACTTGTTTTAGGTGGGATTGCGCTCTTTTTTGGAAACGGCTCGACTATTTTACATGCCATTAACTTTCAGGCATTGACGCCATACATTTTATTGGTGGCAGGCACCAACGGAATTCCCGAGGCCATTGCGGCCGCAATCTTGGTACCGTTAATTTCGGCGCCATTGCTTAAATATACGAAATTAGGTAGAGATCGGTTTAGATAA
- a CDS encoding NAD(P)-dependent oxidoreductase, translated as MENLLILPHNSELDVAAYQKLGVKIFTPESITPDDYANITIMLGWQLPLSENVLTAVNSHLKWIQTVSAGIDYLPLAELKQRNILVSNMSGVHATPISETVLLYALYFARDFPTVLANGQKQRWAEHSEFTNIRTLSQSTWTIFGTGHIGAELARLLKAFHAKTIGVNRSGHAVSSFDKTYAQSDWQQAVAHTDVIVNIMPLTDQTTHFFNDQFFQSLPETYLFVNVGRGKSVDTNALIQAIQDHKVQHAALDVFEEEPLPNTSPLWELPNVLVTPHYSSEMENLGSAWHAIFLPNLKSFVETGSVYENKVDLNNGY; from the coding sequence TTGGAAAACCTTTTGATTTTACCTCATAATTCAGAATTAGATGTTGCTGCCTATCAGAAATTGGGCGTTAAAATTTTTACCCCGGAAAGTATCACGCCAGACGACTACGCAAACATCACCATCATGCTTGGTTGGCAGTTACCTTTATCTGAAAATGTTTTAACTGCTGTCAATAGTCATCTGAAATGGATTCAAACTGTCAGTGCCGGGATTGATTATTTGCCCTTGGCTGAACTCAAACAAAGAAATATCTTGGTCAGTAACATGAGTGGCGTGCATGCCACCCCTATTTCAGAAACCGTTTTACTATACGCTTTGTATTTTGCGCGCGATTTTCCCACTGTCCTGGCTAACGGTCAAAAACAACGTTGGGCAGAACATTCAGAGTTTACAAATATTCGCACCTTAAGTCAGTCAACGTGGACAATTTTTGGCACGGGCCACATCGGTGCCGAACTTGCTAGATTGTTAAAAGCTTTTCATGCAAAGACAATTGGCGTAAATCGCAGTGGCCATGCTGTTTCGTCGTTTGATAAAACTTATGCCCAATCGGATTGGCAACAGGCCGTTGCGCATACCGATGTGATCGTCAACATCATGCCTTTAACTGATCAAACTACCCACTTTTTTAATGATCAATTCTTCCAATCTCTGCCCGAAACGTACTTATTCGTAAACGTTGGTCGCGGTAAGTCGGTTGACACTAACGCCTTAATTCAGGCCATCCAAGATCATAAAGTTCAGCATGCAGCGCTTGATGTCTTTGAAGAAGAGCCCCTGCCTAATACTAGTCCTTTATGGGAACTACCAAATGTGTTGGTGACGCCCCACTATTCGTCTGAAATGGAAAATCTAGGAAGTGCTTGGCACGCCATTTTTTTGCCGAATTTAAAATCTTTTGTGGAAACTGGTTCTGTTTACGAAAATAAGGTCGATTTGAATAACGGCTATTAA
- the rplM gene encoding 50S ribosomal protein L13, with the protein MRTTYLAKPGEVDRKWYVVDATDIPLGRLASTVASILRGKNKPTFTPNVDTGDFVIVVNAANIKLTGRKATRKFYYHHSNHPGGLKTKTAGEVRDKTPERLIEMSVKGMLPHNSLGHKMGLKLHVYAGEDHDHQAQQPEKLDITNLI; encoded by the coding sequence GTGCGTACAACATATTTAGCAAAACCAGGCGAGGTAGATCGCAAATGGTACGTAGTAGATGCTACAGACATTCCTTTGGGACGTCTAGCAAGTACAGTTGCATCTATTTTACGCGGTAAAAATAAACCAACATTCACACCTAACGTTGATACAGGTGACTTTGTCATCGTTGTGAATGCAGCAAACATCAAATTAACAGGTCGTAAAGCAACACGTAAATTCTATTATCACCATTCTAATCACCCAGGCGGCTTAAAAACCAAGACTGCTGGTGAAGTTCGTGATAAGACTCCTGAAAGATTAATTGAGATGTCAGTTAAAGGGATGCTTCCTCATAACTCTCTTGGTCATAAAATGGGACTCAAATTACATGTCTACGCTGGCGAAGATCATGATCATCAAGCTCAACAACCTGAAAAGCTTGATATCACAAACTTAATTTAA
- a CDS encoding glycoside hydrolase family 73 protein, translating to MAKRKKRRKTNFLFKKGKLQLSGVISLVLIFGMVVVLAVQLIPRISFSTNQPETTLNTTNHQKFIRTLAPYAQTMHRKYGVLPSITIAQAILESDWGTSQLSDRYNNYFGMKGTIYQTTKEMKTQEFTNGKWVTVTARFRVYNSWKDSVKDHTMLFVNGTNWNRDQYKGVLTAKDYKTAAQALYTAGYATDPDYPSKLIELIQSYQLEKYDQQ from the coding sequence TTGGCAAAACGAAAAAAACGACGAAAAACTAATTTTTTATTTAAAAAGGGAAAACTCCAGTTATCGGGAGTTATTTCGCTAGTTTTAATTTTTGGAATGGTCGTAGTTTTGGCAGTCCAACTAATTCCACGCATTTCCTTTTCAACTAATCAACCGGAGACAACTTTGAATACAACTAATCATCAAAAATTTATTCGGACCCTTGCACCTTATGCGCAAACGATGCACAGAAAATACGGGGTTTTGCCAAGTATTACGATTGCTCAGGCAATTTTAGAATCTGATTGGGGGACCAGTCAACTTTCTGATCGTTACAATAATTACTTTGGGATGAAAGGTACGATCTATCAGACAACCAAAGAAATGAAAACTCAGGAATTTACGAATGGCAAATGGGTGACTGTAACCGCTCGTTTTCGGGTGTATAATAGTTGGAAAGATTCTGTAAAGGATCACACGATGTTATTTGTGAACGGAACAAATTGGAATCGTGATCAGTACAAAGGCGTTTTGACAGCCAAAGATTATAAAACGGCTGCCCAAGCGCTGTACACGGCTGGTTACGCAACCGATCCGGATTATCCAAGCAAATTGATTGAATTAATTCAGAGTTACCAGTTAGAAAAATATGATCAACAATAA
- a CDS encoding APC family permease: MSKTGKFADLFVRKEVNTDMFKKTGLDKTLSAFSLTTMGVGAIVGAGIFITPGIIAASYSGPGVWLSYLVAAVVCSLAALCYSEFSSTIPLAGSAYTYIYAVFGELIAWILGWALISEYLFAVSSVAVSWSAYFQNVLAGFNIHLPAIFRAAYGTAGSPRALFDLPAFLITMIIAYLLVQGVRESAKVNAVMVILKIAVIVLFIVVAAFYIRPTNYSPMLPFGAKGVIRGAAVAFYAYIGFDAVSTASEEVKNPKRDMPIGIVSSLIVASVLYILLSVVLVGVVHYTKLNVADPVAFALHFIHQNWVAGIVSLGAVVGMTTVLIVMLYGGTRLIFAISRDGLLPSALHKLNPQTHVPTINTWALGFIASVFAGIIPLTKIAELVNIGTLFAFAMVSLGVVFLRKDRRFRDLPKSFEVPFYPVIPIISFLACIYLMLQLASFTWMMFGIWLAIGLIVYFGYGFSHSHARQNEEK; encoded by the coding sequence ATGTCAAAAACAGGAAAATTTGCCGATTTGTTTGTTCGTAAAGAAGTTAATACAGATATGTTTAAGAAAACTGGGCTTGATAAAACCTTATCAGCCTTTAGTTTAACAACGATGGGGGTCGGCGCAATTGTTGGTGCGGGGATATTTATCACACCAGGAATTATTGCCGCTTCGTACAGTGGGCCAGGGGTATGGCTGTCCTATCTAGTTGCCGCGGTGGTCTGTTCCTTAGCAGCGTTATGTTATTCTGAGTTTTCTTCGACCATTCCATTGGCCGGAAGTGCCTATACCTATATTTATGCGGTATTCGGCGAGCTCATTGCTTGGATCCTCGGCTGGGCCCTCATTTCAGAATATTTATTTGCAGTTTCTTCGGTGGCGGTCAGTTGGTCGGCTTATTTTCAAAATGTTTTAGCTGGCTTCAATATTCACTTACCAGCGATTTTTCGGGCCGCCTATGGCACTGCTGGAAGTCCACGCGCCCTTTTCGACTTACCAGCATTCCTAATTACGATGATTATTGCCTACTTGTTGGTTCAAGGGGTGCGAGAATCTGCAAAAGTTAATGCTGTCATGGTTATTTTGAAGATCGCTGTGATTGTCTTATTCATCGTTGTCGCGGCGTTTTACATTCGTCCGACTAACTACAGCCCAATGTTACCTTTTGGCGCAAAAGGCGTGATCCGGGGCGCTGCTGTGGCGTTCTACGCCTATATAGGTTTCGATGCCGTTTCGACAGCCTCAGAAGAAGTTAAAAATCCTAAACGTGATATGCCCATTGGAATTGTCTCGTCATTGATTGTGGCATCGGTTCTTTATATCTTATTATCAGTAGTTTTGGTCGGAGTTGTGCATTACACAAAGTTAAACGTGGCTGATCCAGTTGCGTTTGCCCTGCATTTTATTCATCAAAACTGGGTCGCAGGAATCGTATCTTTGGGAGCGGTTGTTGGAATGACCACCGTTTTGATCGTGATGTTGTACGGGGGGACGCGCTTGATTTTTGCAATTAGTCGCGACGGTTTGTTGCCCAGTGCTTTGCATAAACTAAATCCGCAAACCCACGTACCAACGATTAATACGTGGGCGTTAGGCTTTATTGCCAGTGTTTTTGCCGGAATTATTCCGTTAACCAAAATTGCAGAATTAGTTAATATTGGGACGCTGTTCGCCTTTGCGATGGTTTCTCTTGGAGTCGTCTTTTTGCGAAAGGATCGCCGGTTCCGGGATTTGCCTAAGTCGTTTGAAGTTCCGTTTTATCCAGTGATTCCAATCATTTCGTTTCTGGCTTGTATCTACTTGATGCTTCAGCTAGCTTCATTTACTTGGATGATGTTTGGTATTTGGTTAGCAATTGGATTAATTGTTTACTTTGGTTATGGATTTTCACATAGTCATGCACGACAAAACGAAGAAAAATAA
- the rplQ gene encoding 50S ribosomal protein L17 yields MGYRKLGRTSSQRKALLRDLTTNLIVNEKIVTTEARAKEVRSTTDKMITLSKRGDLHARRQAAAFLRNVVADVSEDADEVKVTSALQKLFDDLATRYADRNGGYTRILKTMPRRGDAAPMVILEFVD; encoded by the coding sequence ATGGGCTATCGTAAATTAGGTCGTACGAGTTCACAACGCAAGGCTTTACTTCGTGACTTGACCACTAACTTAATTGTTAATGAAAAGATCGTTACAACTGAAGCACGCGCAAAAGAAGTTCGTTCAACTACTGATAAAATGATTACATTAAGCAAACGCGGTGATTTACATGCACGTCGTCAGGCTGCTGCTTTTCTTCGCAATGTAGTTGCTGATGTTTCTGAAGATGCTGACGAGGTTAAAGTTACTTCTGCACTTCAAAAATTGTTTGATGATTTAGCTACTCGTTATGCTGACCGTAATGGTGGGTATACACGAATTCTTAAGACAATGCCTCGCCGCGGAGACGCTGCACCAATGGTTATCTTGGAATTTGTTGACTAA
- the rpsI gene encoding 30S ribosomal protein S9 — protein MAEAQYRGTGRRKNSVARVRLVPGTGKITVNDKAIEDYIPFANLRQVVIQPFEVTETTGTYDVLVNVNGGGFSGQSGAIRHGIARALLDVDPDFRTPLKRAGLLTRDPRMKERKKYGLKKARKAGQFSKR, from the coding sequence TTGGCAGAAGCACAATATCGCGGCACTGGTCGCCGTAAAAACTCTGTTGCCCGTGTACGTCTTGTACCCGGAACAGGTAAAATTACTGTAAATGATAAAGCAATTGAAGATTACATCCCATTTGCTAACTTGCGTCAAGTTGTTATCCAACCATTCGAAGTTACAGAAACAACAGGTACTTATGATGTTCTTGTAAACGTTAATGGTGGTGGTTTCTCTGGACAATCAGGTGCTATTCGTCATGGAATCGCACGTGCATTGCTCGATGTAGATCCTGACTTCCGTACACCTTTAAAACGTGCTGGTCTCTTAACTCGTGACCCTCGTATGAAGGAACGTAAGAAATACGGTCTTAAAAAGGCTCGTAAAGCAGGACAGTTCTCAAAACGTTAA
- a CDS encoding PadR family transcriptional regulator, with amino-acid sequence MAQKNRLKYVLLGLLKSKKQTGYDLAKSFDSDIGEFWNANHSQIYPLLKRMEDDALIGHESMTVGQKLHKKQYFITSAGQEIFNAWLKSRSELDNTHDEFILKLFFIDDAQSPLLKPMIATQQKYHEDKLKQLTSQFKQKFSTQEKIDQSFGHSLVLRHAIDREQGYSRWLEEMLTLI; translated from the coding sequence ATGGCTCAAAAAAATCGCCTGAAATATGTATTATTAGGATTATTAAAAAGTAAAAAACAAACTGGTTATGATCTTGCAAAATCCTTTGATTCGGACATTGGTGAGTTTTGGAATGCAAATCACAGTCAAATTTATCCACTCTTAAAACGGATGGAAGATGATGCGCTGATCGGTCATGAATCAATGACGGTGGGCCAGAAGCTTCACAAAAAACAGTATTTTATTACCAGTGCGGGACAAGAGATTTTCAACGCTTGGTTAAAAAGTCGTTCTGAATTGGATAACACGCACGACGAATTTATTTTGAAGTTGTTTTTTATTGATGATGCGCAATCGCCGTTGTTAAAACCCATGATTGCAACTCAGCAAAAGTATCACGAAGATAAATTAAAACAATTAACTAGCCAATTTAAACAAAAGTTTTCTACACAAGAAAAGATTGATCAAAGTTTTGGGCATTCTTTGGTTCTCCGCCACGCAATTGATCGAGAACAAGGTTACAGTAGGTGGCTTGAAGAAATGTTGACACTAATTTAG